A DNA window from Ipomoea triloba cultivar NCNSP0323 chromosome 10, ASM357664v1 contains the following coding sequences:
- the LOC116033513 gene encoding WD repeat-containing protein 13 isoform X2 — protein MAEAETEKSLPENAVPEENVKKKFVVPDPEFFSCMLQSSHSDSDPNYIGIRRLLLYRKAESGVLRRKDWRCNGKGYVAYRNFINRPRNWETLQIPSHSSTPGNSGRWLTSPNRLSHLFDLESWSFNRDRASIAQSQTLSRTTSFSSNASDSDRSRPRKKSEPAYSFVGMHCIFDKCQAMVTVIKFGHMSSDLLAYGASDGSLTVCTVSMPPSILKQLTGHTKDVTDFDFSANDQYIASSSMDKTVRVWDISQCLCIRVIYGVSPQLCIRFHPVNNNFLSAGNSKKEINVINFSTGRTISKTVFDGEVTAMDHDHTGQLIFCGDGQGCLYAVSMDSRTGALSRSHRHRSSGKCRAAVTTIQYRTFSLLARGPVLLSFNRDGNLSFYSVSLEVKGYLTLRCSLKLSPRMHSIRASFCPLLSLEKGEYIVAGSDDTNVYFYDLTRPNRTCVNKLQGHGYPVIGIAWNHGENLLASSDFGGTVIVWKRARTT, from the exons ATGGCGGAGGCGGAGACCGAGAAGAGCTTGCCTGAAAATGCTGTACCGGAGGAGAATGTAAAAAAGAAGTTCGTTGTTCCAGATCCTGAGTTCTTCAGTTGTATGCTTCAGTCTTCGCACTCCGATTCCGATCCTAATTACATCGGAATTCGCCGACTTCTTCTCTACCGCAAAGCCGAGTCCGGTGTTCTCCGCCGCAAA GATTGGAGATGCAATGGAAAGGGTTATGTGGCATATCGTAATTTCATTAATCGGCCAAGGAATTGGGAAACTTTGCAGATACCAAGCCACTCAAGCACCCCGGGGAACAG TGGGCGATGGCTAACATCTCCAAATCGACTATCTCATTTGTTTGATCTGGAAAGCTGGAGTTTTAACAGA GACCGAGCAAGCATTGCTCAAAGTCAAACATTAAGCCGCACTACAAGTTTCAGCTCAAATGCTAGTGATAGTGATCGTTCTCGTCCTCGTAAAAAGTCTGAACCTGCATATTCCTTTGTTGGGATGCATTGCATCTTTGACAAATGCCAGGCCATGG TTACGGTCATAAAGTTTGGGCACATGAGTTCTGATCTACTTGCATATGGGGCATCCGATGGGAGCTTGACAGTGTGCACTGTATCTATGCCCCCTTCAATTCTTAAGCAGTTGACTGGACATACTAAAGATGTCACAG ATTTTGACTTCTCGGCAAATGACCAATACATTGCCTCATCTTCAATGGATAAAACTGTGAGAGTATGGGATATTTCCCAATGCCTTTGCATTAGGGTGATATATGGAGTGTCACCACAACTATGTATTCGATTTCATCCT GTCAATAATAACTTTCTTTCTGCTGGAAactcaaaaaaagaaataaat GTGATCAATTTTAGCACTGGGAGAACAATTAGCAAAACTGTCTTTGATGGTGAAGTAACTGCTATGGATCATGATCACACTGGTCAGCTTATTTTCTGTGGTGATGGTCAG GGCTGTCTATACGCAGTGTCTATGGACTCTCGTACAGGTGCGCTGTCTAGATCTCACCGACATCGGAGTAGCGGCAAATGTAGAGCAGCGGTTACAACCATTCAATACAGGACATTTTCTCTGCTGGCTCGTGGCCCCGTGTTACTTTCTTTTAATCGTGATGGAAACTTGTCTTTTTATAG CGTGTCTTTGGAGGTAAAAGGTTATCTGACGCTTCGTTGCTCACTTAAATTGTCCCCACGAATGCACAGCATTCGTGCATCTTTCTGCCCCCTACTGTCCCTTGAAAAGGGAGAATACATTG TTGCTGGAAGTGATGATACAAATGTGTACTTCTATGATTTAACTCGGCCAAATCGTACATGTGTTAACAAGCTACAG GGTCATGGATATCCAGTCATAGGTATTGCTTGGAACCACGGTGAGAACTTGTTAGCTTCATCTGATTTTGGTGGCACCGTGATTGTATGGAAGAGAGCAAGGACGACCTGA
- the LOC116033513 gene encoding WD repeat-containing protein 13 isoform X1 encodes MAEAETEKSLPENAVPEENVKKKFVVPDPEFFSCMLQSSHSDSDPNYIGIRRLLLYRKAESGVLRRKHFIVLKDWRCNGKGYVAYRNFINRPRNWETLQIPSHSSTPGNSGRWLTSPNRLSHLFDLESWSFNRDRASIAQSQTLSRTTSFSSNASDSDRSRPRKKSEPAYSFVGMHCIFDKCQAMVTVIKFGHMSSDLLAYGASDGSLTVCTVSMPPSILKQLTGHTKDVTDFDFSANDQYIASSSMDKTVRVWDISQCLCIRVIYGVSPQLCIRFHPVNNNFLSAGNSKKEINVINFSTGRTISKTVFDGEVTAMDHDHTGQLIFCGDGQGCLYAVSMDSRTGALSRSHRHRSSGKCRAAVTTIQYRTFSLLARGPVLLSFNRDGNLSFYSVSLEVKGYLTLRCSLKLSPRMHSIRASFCPLLSLEKGEYIVAGSDDTNVYFYDLTRPNRTCVNKLQGHGYPVIGIAWNHGENLLASSDFGGTVIVWKRARTT; translated from the exons ATGGCGGAGGCGGAGACCGAGAAGAGCTTGCCTGAAAATGCTGTACCGGAGGAGAATGTAAAAAAGAAGTTCGTTGTTCCAGATCCTGAGTTCTTCAGTTGTATGCTTCAGTCTTCGCACTCCGATTCCGATCCTAATTACATCGGAATTCGCCGACTTCTTCTCTACCGCAAAGCCGAGTCCGGTGTTCTCCGCCGCAAA CACTTCATTGTATTGAAGGATTGGAGATGCAATGGAAAGGGTTATGTGGCATATCGTAATTTCATTAATCGGCCAAGGAATTGGGAAACTTTGCAGATACCAAGCCACTCAAGCACCCCGGGGAACAG TGGGCGATGGCTAACATCTCCAAATCGACTATCTCATTTGTTTGATCTGGAAAGCTGGAGTTTTAACAGA GACCGAGCAAGCATTGCTCAAAGTCAAACATTAAGCCGCACTACAAGTTTCAGCTCAAATGCTAGTGATAGTGATCGTTCTCGTCCTCGTAAAAAGTCTGAACCTGCATATTCCTTTGTTGGGATGCATTGCATCTTTGACAAATGCCAGGCCATGG TTACGGTCATAAAGTTTGGGCACATGAGTTCTGATCTACTTGCATATGGGGCATCCGATGGGAGCTTGACAGTGTGCACTGTATCTATGCCCCCTTCAATTCTTAAGCAGTTGACTGGACATACTAAAGATGTCACAG ATTTTGACTTCTCGGCAAATGACCAATACATTGCCTCATCTTCAATGGATAAAACTGTGAGAGTATGGGATATTTCCCAATGCCTTTGCATTAGGGTGATATATGGAGTGTCACCACAACTATGTATTCGATTTCATCCT GTCAATAATAACTTTCTTTCTGCTGGAAactcaaaaaaagaaataaat GTGATCAATTTTAGCACTGGGAGAACAATTAGCAAAACTGTCTTTGATGGTGAAGTAACTGCTATGGATCATGATCACACTGGTCAGCTTATTTTCTGTGGTGATGGTCAG GGCTGTCTATACGCAGTGTCTATGGACTCTCGTACAGGTGCGCTGTCTAGATCTCACCGACATCGGAGTAGCGGCAAATGTAGAGCAGCGGTTACAACCATTCAATACAGGACATTTTCTCTGCTGGCTCGTGGCCCCGTGTTACTTTCTTTTAATCGTGATGGAAACTTGTCTTTTTATAG CGTGTCTTTGGAGGTAAAAGGTTATCTGACGCTTCGTTGCTCACTTAAATTGTCCCCACGAATGCACAGCATTCGTGCATCTTTCTGCCCCCTACTGTCCCTTGAAAAGGGAGAATACATTG TTGCTGGAAGTGATGATACAAATGTGTACTTCTATGATTTAACTCGGCCAAATCGTACATGTGTTAACAAGCTACAG GGTCATGGATATCCAGTCATAGGTATTGCTTGGAACCACGGTGAGAACTTGTTAGCTTCATCTGATTTTGGTGGCACCGTGATTGTATGGAAGAGAGCAAGGACGACCTGA
- the LOC116031813 gene encoding purple acid phosphatase 2-like, with protein MKMDVALMVAVILGLILNAAVICSAGITSIFLRKIEKTVDMPLDSDVFQAPPGYNAPQQVHITQGDHVGKAMIVSWVTMDEPGSSVVSYWSENSNHKLEATGKVTTYKFYTYTSGYIHHCTIRHLEHNTKYYYEVGMGYTTRTFWFVTPPQVGPDVSHTFGIIGDLGQSFDSNRTLTHYELNPIKGDAVLYVGDLCYADNYPNHDNGRWDTWARFVERCVAYQPWIWTTGNHEIDFAPEIGETKPFKPFTHRYQVPYKASNSTAPFWYSIKRASAYIIVLSSYSAYGKYTPQTQWLEEELPKVNRNETPWLIVLVHSPLYNSYQYHFMEGETMRVMYEPWFVKYKVDIVFSGHVHAYERSERVSNVAYNIVNGRCSPVRDLSAPMYITIGDGGNIEGLAYEMTEPQPQYSAFREASFGHATLEINNRTHAYYSWHRNEDGYAVQADSMWVSNRVWHPVDDSTTAKQ; from the exons ATGAAGATGGATGTGGCATTAATGGTGGCAGTTATTTTGGGATTGATTTTGAATGCGGCCGTTATTTGCAGCGCCGGAATCACCAGCATTTTCCTGAGGAAAATTGAGAAAACTGTGGATATGCCTCTAGACAGCGACGTCTTCCAAGCGCCTCCTGGCTATAATGCGCCTCAACAG GTTCATATTACACAAGGAGATCATGTGGGGAAAGCAATGATTGTGTCATGGGTCACCATGGACGAACCGGGTTCGAGTGTAGTGTCGTATTGGAGTGAGAACAGCAATCACAAGTTAGAAGCCACAGGAAAAGTGACTACCTATAAGTTCTATACTTACACTTCTGGTTACATTCATCACTGCACTATAAGACATTTGGAG CACAATACCAAATACTACTATGAAGTGGGAATGGGGTACACGACGCGAACCTTCTGGTTTGTGACTCCACCTCAAGTTGGACCTGATGTTTCACATACTTTTGGTATTATAG GGGATCTTGGCCAGAGTTTTGACTCAAACAGGACACTCACACATTATGAACTGAATCCAATCAAGGGGGATGCAGTACTGTACGTTGGAGATCTCTGCTATGCAGACAATTACCCTAACCATGATAATGGAAGATGGGATACATGGGCTAGATTTGTTGAGAGATGTGTTGCTTATCAACCTTGGATTTGGACTACAGGAAACCATGAAATAGATTTTGCTCCTGAAATC GGTGAAACAAAACCCTTTAAGCCTTTTACTCATCGGTATCAGGTTCCCTATAAAGCATCTAATAGCACTGCACCTTTTTGGTATTCAATCAAGCGTGCATCAGCATATATCATAGTTTTGTCTTCCTATTCAGCATATG GAAAATACACTCCTCAAACCCAATGGCTTGAAGAGGAACTGCCAAAGGTGAACAGGAACGAAACGCCATGGTTGATTGTTCTTGTGCATTCTCCATTGTACAACAGCTACCAATATCACTTCATGGAAGGAGAGACTATGAGAGTGATGTATGAGCCTTGGTTTGTGAAGTACAAAGTCGATATTGTTTTCTCAGGTCACGTTCATGCCTATGAACGCTCT GAGCGTGTGTCAAATGTTGCCTACAACATTGTTAATGGGCGGTGCAGTCCTGTCCGAGACCTGTCTGCCCCAATGTACATTACAATTGGCGACGGAGGAAACATTGAAGGCCTAGCCTATGA GATGACAGAACCGCAGCCGCAGTATTCGGCTTTTCGCGAGGCGAGTTTTGGGCACGCAACTTTAGAAATCAATAACAGAACCCACGCTTACTATAGCTGGCATCGCAATGAAGATGGATATGCTGTACAAGCAGATTCAATGTGGGTTTCAAACAGAGTTTGGCACCCGGTTGATGATTCTACTACTGCCAAACAGTGA